One Lepus europaeus isolate LE1 chromosome 7, mLepTim1.pri, whole genome shotgun sequence DNA segment encodes these proteins:
- the CRYAB gene encoding alpha-crystallin B chain, which translates to MDIAIHHPWIRRPFFPFHSPSRLFDQFFGEHLLESDLFPTSTSLSPFYLRPPSFLRAPSWIDTGLSEMRLEKDRFSVNLDVKHFSPEELKVKVLGDVIEVHGKHEERQDEHGFISREFHRKYRIPADVDPLTITSSLSSDGVLTVNGPRKQAPGPERTIPITREEKPAVTAAPKK; encoded by the exons ATGGACATCGCCATCCACCACCCCTGGATCCGCcgccccttctttccttttcactCGCCCAGCCGCCTCTTTGACCAGTTCTTCGGAGAGCACCTGTTGGAGTCTGATCTCTTCCCAACTTCCACTTCCCTGAGCCCCTTCTATCTTCGGCCGCCCTCATTCCTGCGGGCACCCAGCTGGATTGACACTGGACTCTCAGAG ATGCGCCTGGAGAAGGACAGGTTCTCTGTCAACCTGGATGTGAAGCACTTCTCCCCAGAGGAGCTCAAGGTCAAGGTGTTGGGTGATGTGATTGAGGTGCACGGCAAACATGAAGAGCGCCAG GATGAACATGGTTTCATCTCCAGGGAGTTCCACAGGAAATACCGGATCCCAGCTGATGTGGACCCTCTCACCATTACTTCATCCCTGTCATCTGATGGGGTCCTCACTGTGAATGGACCAAGGAAGCAAGCCCCTGGCCCAGAGCGCACCATTCCCATAACCCGTGAAGAGAAGCCTGCTGTCACTGCAGCCCCCAAGAAGTAG
- the HSPB2 gene encoding heat shock protein beta-2: MSGRTVPHAHPATTEYEFANPSRLGEQRFGEGLLPEEILTPTLYHGYYVRPRAAPAGEGSRAGASELRLSEGKFQAFLDVSHFTPDEVTVRTVDNLLEVSARHPQRLDRHGFVSREFCRTYVLPADVDPWRVRAALSHDGILNLEAPRGGRHLDTEVNEVYISLLPAPPDPEEEEEAARVEP; this comes from the exons ATGTCGGGCCGTACAGTGCCCCATGCCCACCCGGCCACCACTGAGTATGAATTTGCCAATCCCAGCCGCCTGGGTGAACAGCGCTTTGGAGAAG gccTCCTGCCAGAAGAGATCCTGACCCCCACCCTCTACCATGGCTACTATGTCCGGCCTCGGGCTGCCCCagctggggagggcagcagggcaggggcctcTGAGCTCAGGCTCAGTGAGGGCAAGTTCCAGgcatttctggatgtgagccactTTACCCCAGATGAGGTGACCGTGAGGACTGTGGACAACCTGCTGGAGGTGTCTGCCCGGCACCCCCAGCGCCTGGACCGCCATGGATTTGTGTCCCGAGAGTTCTGCCGCACCTATGTCCTGCCTGCTGACGTCGACCCCTGGCGGGTCCGAGCTGCTCTCTCCCATGATGGCATCCTTAACCTGGAGGCACCTCGGGGTGGCCGACACTTGGACACAGAGGTCAATGAGGTCTATATCTCCTTGCTGCCTGCACCTCCTGatccagaggaagaggaggaagcagccagagttgagccctga